The segment TCCAGCGGCAGGTTGCGTTCCAGCGTGCCGCCAGCCAGATCCACCAGCGTGGGCAGCAGGTCGACAGTGGAGACCGACTGGCTCACCCGGTGCGCCTGGAAGCGGCCGGGGGCGTGGACCAGCAGCGGCACGCGGGCGGCCATCTCGAACCAGTGCATCTTGTACCAGAGGCCACGCTCGCCAAGCATGTCGCCGTGGTCGCCGGAGAACACGACGATGGTGTCCTGCTCCAGGTGGCAGTCGGTGAGGGTCTTGAGCAGTGCGCCGATCTGGTCGTCCACGTAGCTGCAGGCGCCGAAATAGGCACGGCGGGCCTCGCGGATCTTCTCTTCCGGCAGCGGTTTGCCCCAGAGGTCGATGACCTTGAGCAGGCGCTGGCTGTGCGGGTCCTGCTCGGCATCGGCGAAGCGCTGGCGCGGCAGGGGAATGTCCACGTCTTCGTAGCGATCCCAGTACTCTGCCGGAATGGTGTAGGGATCGTGGGGATGGGTCAGCGATACGGTCAGGCAGAACGGCTGGTCAGCGTTGTCGCGAACATGGTCGTAGAGGTACTGGCGGGCCTTGAACACCACCTCCTCGTCGAAATCCAGCTGGTTGGTGCGCACGCAGGGCCCGGCCTGCAGCACCGAGGACATGTTGTGGTACCAGCTCGGGCGCACGTCCGTCTCGTCCCAGTTCACCGCCCAGCCGTAGTCCGCCGGATAGATGTCGCTGGTCAGGCGCTCCTCGTAGCCGTGCAACTGGTCCGGACCGCAGAAGTGCATCTTGCCGGACAGCGCCGTGCGATAGCCGAGGCGGCGCAGGTAATGGGCATAGGTGGGCACGTCGGCGGGAAAATCGGCGGCGTTGTCGTAAGCACCGATCTTCGACGGCAGTTGACCGCTTACCAGGGTGAAGCGTGAGGGGGCGCAGAGCGGGCTGTTGCAGTACGCCGAGTCGAATACCACGCCCTCGGCGGCGAGCCGCGACAGGTTTGGCACCTTGATCGGCGAGGGCGCGTAGAAGGGCAGCAACGGCGCGGCCATCTGGTCGGCCATGATGAAGAGGATGTTGGGTCGTTTCATCGTTCGCTTATCCATACTGTCGAATTATGCGAAAGTGCTGGGGACGATGATTGCGCCAGCGATCAGCCCGGTAAACCGCATAGCGGAACATGACTCGGATAAGAGCTACTTATGGCAGAACTACAGCCTGAGCTGTCCCTGGACCTGCTGCGGGTGTTCGAGTCCGCTGCCCGTCATCTCAGCTTCACGGCGGCCGCAGTGGAACTGGGCACCACCCAGCCGGCGGTGAGCCAGCAGATCCAGCGCCTGGAGAAGCGACTGGCGACCCGCCTGTTCGATCGTGTTTATCGCGGCATCGAACTCACCGACGCTGGCCGTCTGTTGTTCCTCCATGTCCAGGAAGGCTTGCAGGCCATCAGCGCCGGGCTCGAAGCCATCGGCTCGCGGCCCCAGCATGAGGTGCTGCAGGTGGCCACCGATTTCGCCTTCGCCGCCTATTGGCTGATGCCACGCCTGCACCGTTTTCATGAGGCGAACCCCGAGATCGACGTCAGCATCGTCACCAGCGATCGCACCATGAACATGCTGCGCTCGGAGGTGGATATCGCCATCGCCTTCGGTGACGGCCGCTTCAAGCACGGCGAGGCGCTGCTGCTGTTTCGCGAAGAGGTCTTCCCCATCGCCAGCCCGCGCCTGCTGGCCGGGCGTGACAAGCCATTGCCGGTGACAGCCCTGACGGAATTGCCGCTGCTGCACCTCAAGCCCGAAGTGCGGACCCGCTGGTTCGACTGGGGCGCGCTGTTCCGCGAGCTGGGGATCGCCCAGCCACCGGGCTCCGGGATGCTGCGCTTCGACAACTACACCCTGCTGATCCAGGCGGCCATTGCCGGCCAGGGCGTGGCCATCGGCTGGCGCTACCTGGTGGACGATCTGCTCGACCAGGGCCTGCTGGTGCCGGTTCTGGAGACCAGCGTCAGTTCGGATTTCGGTTACTACCTGGTGCAGCCGGAGCGCAAGCGCCGTGCACGGCTGATGAAATGCTTTGTCGACTGGCTGCAGCAGGAGCTGGGTGACGAGGCCCGCCAGGCGCAACTCATCCGGCACCGGGAAGGCATCGCCATCTGACGGGGGCTGCCAAGGCCCAACTATCGGTTGGTTCTGTGCGGATCTGAGACGTTCGTGCCGAAATCGCGCTGCGCTGTCATGCAGCGGGAAAGAACCTCGGCTATCAGTTCAGGCTTCATTCATTTCATGAGCGTTGCCGATGAAAGTCTTCACCTGCCTGGCTGCCGGCCTCAGCCTCTGCGCCCTCGCCGGCCAGGCCAGCGCCTGGTCGCAACCGACCCACAAGAACATCGTCAAGGACGCCCTGGCCTACATGAACTCCCCCTATGCGACGGCGGAAATGCGTGAGGCCTACCAGTTCTACGTGAGCGCCGCCGGCAGCGAGGCCAAGGCGGGGGAAATCCTCGGCCAGGCCGCCTTCGACGTGGATGATTTCAAGGACACCCGCCTGGGCGGCTGGTGGGTCGGCTACGAGTACGCGCCGGTGTGGAACGCCGCCGCCGGCCTGGTGAACTACACCTCCTACTGGCACTTCCTCAACCTCACCCGCGACGGCGACTCCCATGGCAACGCCCATGGCGGCTACGACTATCGCTACCACAAGGTGGACGGCGGCATTGCCGATGTGGACTGGTACGCCATGGTCTATCTCTACAACCGCGAGCTGAAGCGTGGGGACTTCGACACCACCGAAGCCCACTACCGACGGGGCACTCGCTCCAACTGGCAGGAGCACTATGGCGACTTCCAGACCGCCGCCTTCCAGCCCATCGATAACCTCGCCGGCTACTGGTTCGACCAGTTCCGCGCCGCGCCTTCGCTGCAAACCATCGGCTACGCCCTGCACGCCACCGGCGACGTCGCGCAGCCGCACCACGTGTGGGTGACCTCGGCCAACGGCCATTCCAGCTGGGAGGGCTGGGTCGACGACCATTACGCCAGCGAAAAACTCAATGACCAGGCCGCAGTGGCCAACCTCGTCGGCCGCTATGACGCCAGCCGCAGCATGCGCGAGCTGCTGACCCAGACCGGACAGGTCGCCTATGCCCACCCCGAACCGCTGTATGACACCAGCTACGCCACGCGCCTGCGGGTGGCCAGGGAGCTGATCCCCGAGTCCATCGCGCTGACCGTCACCGTGCTGACCAAGGGGGCCGAAAGCTTCAATGCGCCTGAAGGCATCTGAGGTGCGCAGGACCATCGCTGGCCTGGTGCTGGGGTTGTACCTGGGGGGCGCACAGGCCATGCCGGCCGCGCCGGATTTGCGGGTCGACGGCGAGCTGCTGCCGGGCAAGAGCATCGCCCTGCTCGAACAGGTGCTCAGCCGGGTGAAGTTCAACACCGACCCGCAACAACTGCGTCGCGGGCTGCTCGAAAACCACCTGCTGGCCCGCGAGGTGGCGGGCGAGTTGAACGCCCAGAGCCGCAGCGACCTGGACGCCAGCGTCGAGATGGAAGCCGGCAACCTGCTCGAGCAGTACTACGGACGTGCTGGCCGGCAGGACCTGCGGCCCTTCCTGCGCCAGCCGCAGCCGCTCAGTGCCCAGCGCCTGCGCGAAGTGCTGGCTCCGGCTTCCCGCGGATTGGTCGAGAACAGCCTGCAGCTAAGCCCCGAGCAACAGCGCGAAGCCGCGCAGGTGGAGCTGATCCGCTGGCAGTTCCCCGGCCAGCCCGAGCAGCGCCTGGACCTGTTGTTCCTCTACCAGGGCGACAACATCCAGGGACAGGTAGAACTGCAGCAGGGCAACCTGGAATACCTCGCGCAACAGGTGCACACCCGTGTGCAGCGCGACTACCTGTGGTTCCGCCTGGCGCAGGACGGCTTTACCCCGGTGGAACGGCAGGGTCTGAAGGCCCTGGTGCGGGACCGTTTGGTGCGCCAGCGCTACCTGCACCAGATCGGCTTGTACAGCGACTTCCATCATGAATCCGATGCCCTGCGCGAACTGGCGGCCAAGGTCACCGACGCCGAGGCGCAGGCCTATTACCAGCGCAACCGGGCGCGCTACCGCAATGTTGCGGGCGTACAGGCGGCGCATATCCGCCTGCCCGACCAGGCCAGCGCCGATCGCATCCATGCCGAACTGCAACAGGGTCTGGCGTTCGATGAGGCGGTGCGCCGCTATTCCCTGGCGCAGGACAAGGACCGAACGCCACCGGGCGATCTCGGCCCGATCCGTCCCGAGGATGGCGAACTGGACCTGCTGCGCAAGACCGCGTTGATCCAGAAGGCCGACACCCTGTCGCAGCCCATGCGCATTGGCGGTGCTTTCGAGATCGTCCGAGTACGCAGCCGTGAAGACCGGCAACTGCCCCTCAGCGACCGCAGCGTGCGGTACGAGGTGAACCAGGCGGTGGCGCGGGAGAAGCTGGCCGCCGAGTCCGAGGCGCGCCTGGGCCGCCTGCTCGCCAGCGCGCGGGTGGAAGGGCTGTGAAAGCCTGGCTCGGTGTGGCCCTGGCCTGCAGCACGGGCGTTGCGGCGCTGGCCTGCGCGACCGTGCTGCTGACACCGGTGCCGGAGCGGCTATCTGCGTCCGGACCCATGCCACCGCCTGCCATCCCCCCCGCGCCTGCGCTGCCGGTAGCGGCGCCTGCGCCCGTCATCCCTGTGGAAGGTCAAGGCAATCCCTTGGCCGTCGCCGCGCCGGAACGGGAAACACCGCGACTGGACCAGGACGAGGCTATCCAGCTCATGCAGTGGATGGCTGAGAAGGGCGACCCGCGCAGCCCGAGCCTGGGCGGCCTGAAACCGCGCCAGGTTGCCACCGCCACCGAGCTGGCCGACCCGCGTCAGTACGCGGCCCTGGAGGAACGCCAGACCCGCGAGCTGCTCCAGGCCTATGCCGGCGGTGTGCAGCAGATTCCCGAGATTCGTGCGCGCATCGAGGCGGCGGAGCAGAGCGGTGAACGCAGCGCCAGCGAACTCGACGAAGCGCGCGCGGCCCTGGAACAGCTGGAAGCCATGAAGAGCCGGCTCGAAAGCGAAGCGCCGCAGTTGCTTCCCGACGCTGGCGCCCAATCCCCGGCTAAGGGCGGATAGCGGCGGAAAACCTCGCGGCCCGGCCATCGCTTGCAGGTACCATGGAGGCCTTCGGCATTCCGGGAGGCGTGAACATGCAGGACTTTTCCACACCCCGCATCAAGGGCTTTCACGCCCACGTTTACTTCGATTCCACGACCCTCGAACAGGCCCGTACGCTCTGCGAGGAAGCCGCGCGGCGCTTTCCGTTGAAGATGGGCCGCGTGCACGAAAAACTCGTCGGCCCGCACCCCGACTGGAGCTGCCAACTGGCGTTCAAGCCCGATCTGTTCGGTGAAGTGATCCCCTGGCTGGCGCTGCACCGTAATGGCCTCACGGTGCTCATCCACCCCATCACCGGCAGCGACCTGCGCGACCACCGCGACTACCCCATGTGGATGGGCACGATGCGGCCGCTGGATCTGTCCTGCCTCGAAGACGGCGAGATCGAGTACGACCTCTGAAGCATCGACTGATCGACCCCACAGGGATGTCATGGGACGGAACGAAAAAAGCCGCTGCTCCTTTTGGGAGCAGCGGCTTCTTCATGCCCTTGGGCGTGAATCAGGCGCGGGCGCTGCGGACGCCTTCGGCCAGGGTCTTGCAGAGGCTGAGGACGCCATCTACGGCCTGTTCCGGGGTCTGGGCCTTTGCGATCTGGTCCACCAGGGCGGAGCCCACCACCACGCCATCGGCCAGCTTGGCGATGTTGGCGGCGTGTTCGGCGGTACGGATGCCGAAGCCGATGGCCACCGGCAGGTCGGTGTGGCGGCGCAGGCGGGTGACGGCTTCCTGCACGTGTTCCAGGGTCGCGGAGCCGGCACCGGTCACGCCGGCTACCGACACGTAGTAGACGAAGCCGGAGCTGCCATCGAGTACCACGGGCAGGCGCTTGTCATCGGTGGTCGGCGTGGTCAGGCGGATGAAGTCGATGCCCGCGGCCTGGGCCGGGTGGCAGAGGTCTTCGTTATGTTCCGGCGGCAGGTCGACCACGATCAGGCCGTCCACGCCGGCTTCCTTGGCGTCGCTGATGAAACGGTCCACGCCGTAGTAGTGGATGGGGTTGAAGTAACCCATCAGCACCAGCGGAGTGGTCTGGTTCCCGGTGCGGA is part of the Pseudomonas lalkuanensis genome and harbors:
- a CDS encoding peptidyl-prolyl cis-trans isomerase: MRLKASEVRRTIAGLVLGLYLGGAQAMPAAPDLRVDGELLPGKSIALLEQVLSRVKFNTDPQQLRRGLLENHLLAREVAGELNAQSRSDLDASVEMEAGNLLEQYYGRAGRQDLRPFLRQPQPLSAQRLREVLAPASRGLVENSLQLSPEQQREAAQVELIRWQFPGQPEQRLDLLFLYQGDNIQGQVELQQGNLEYLAQQVHTRVQRDYLWFRLAQDGFTPVERQGLKALVRDRLVRQRYLHQIGLYSDFHHESDALRELAAKVTDAEAQAYYQRNRARYRNVAGVQAAHIRLPDQASADRIHAELQQGLAFDEAVRRYSLAQDKDRTPPGDLGPIRPEDGELDLLRKTALIQKADTLSQPMRIGGAFEIVRVRSREDRQLPLSDRSVRYEVNQAVAREKLAAESEARLGRLLASARVEGL
- a CDS encoding phospholipase C/P1 nuclease family protein, coding for MKVFTCLAAGLSLCALAGQASAWSQPTHKNIVKDALAYMNSPYATAEMREAYQFYVSAAGSEAKAGEILGQAAFDVDDFKDTRLGGWWVGYEYAPVWNAAAGLVNYTSYWHFLNLTRDGDSHGNAHGGYDYRYHKVDGGIADVDWYAMVYLYNRELKRGDFDTTEAHYRRGTRSNWQEHYGDFQTAAFQPIDNLAGYWFDQFRAAPSLQTIGYALHATGDVAQPHHVWVTSANGHSSWEGWVDDHYASEKLNDQAAVANLVGRYDASRSMRELLTQTGQVAYAHPEPLYDTSYATRLRVARELIPESIALTVTVLTKGAESFNAPEGI
- the trpA gene encoding tryptophan synthase subunit alpha, with product MSRLQTRFAELKEQNRAALVTFVTAGDPNYDASLAILKGLPDAGADVIELGMPFTDPMADGPSIQLANIRALGARQNLAKTLQMVREFRTGNQTTPLVLMGYFNPIHYYGVDRFISDAKEAGVDGLIVVDLPPEHNEDLCHPAQAAGIDFIRLTTPTTDDKRLPVVLDGSSGFVYYVSVAGVTGAGSATLEHVQEAVTRLRRHTDLPVAIGFGIRTAEHAANIAKLADGVVVGSALVDQIAKAQTPEQAVDGVLSLCKTLAEGVRSARA
- a CDS encoding choline sulfate utilization transcriptional regulator, which encodes MAELQPELSLDLLRVFESAARHLSFTAAAVELGTTQPAVSQQIQRLEKRLATRLFDRVYRGIELTDAGRLLFLHVQEGLQAISAGLEAIGSRPQHEVLQVATDFAFAAYWLMPRLHRFHEANPEIDVSIVTSDRTMNMLRSEVDIAIAFGDGRFKHGEALLLFREEVFPIASPRLLAGRDKPLPVTALTELPLLHLKPEVRTRWFDWGALFRELGIAQPPGSGMLRFDNYTLLIQAAIAGQGVAIGWRYLVDDLLDQGLLVPVLETSVSSDFGYYLVQPERKRRARLMKCFVDWLQQELGDEARQAQLIRHREGIAI
- a CDS encoding DOPA 4,5-dioxygenase family protein, giving the protein MQDFSTPRIKGFHAHVYFDSTTLEQARTLCEEAARRFPLKMGRVHEKLVGPHPDWSCQLAFKPDLFGEVIPWLALHRNGLTVLIHPITGSDLRDHRDYPMWMGTMRPLDLSCLEDGEIEYDL
- the betC gene encoding choline-sulfatase; protein product: MKRPNILFIMADQMAAPLLPFYAPSPIKVPNLSRLAAEGVVFDSAYCNSPLCAPSRFTLVSGQLPSKIGAYDNAADFPADVPTYAHYLRRLGYRTALSGKMHFCGPDQLHGYEERLTSDIYPADYGWAVNWDETDVRPSWYHNMSSVLQAGPCVRTNQLDFDEEVVFKARQYLYDHVRDNADQPFCLTVSLTHPHDPYTIPAEYWDRYEDVDIPLPRQRFADAEQDPHSQRLLKVIDLWGKPLPEEKIREARRAYFGACSYVDDQIGALLKTLTDCHLEQDTIVVFSGDHGDMLGERGLWYKMHWFEMAARVPLLVHAPGRFQAHRVSQSVSTVDLLPTLVDLAGGTLERNLPLDGRSLLPHLRGEGGHDGVLGEYMAEGTTSPLMMIRRGPYKFIYSEEDPCLLFDLANDPQELENLATSPDHQALLAVFLDEARVRWDIPTIAEATLASQRRRRFVADALTHGRLKSWDHQPFVDASQQYMRNHIDLDDLERRARFPQP